A stretch of Ferribacterium limneticum DNA encodes these proteins:
- a CDS encoding DUF411 domain-containing protein, giving the protein MNVPMISRRRLLLSLLATTALPTWAAPAQPRVDVWKDPNCGCCGDWVKHLEAEGFTVRVFATGADAARRRLGLPDAYASCHTALVDGYVLEGHVPATDIRRLLAERPKALGLAVPGMPVGSPGMDGPVYQGRRDPYDVLLVSREGRSTVFARYR; this is encoded by the coding sequence ATGAACGTGCCAATGATTTCCCGCCGTCGCCTGCTGCTTTCCCTGCTGGCGACAACTGCCCTGCCGACCTGGGCGGCACCCGCCCAACCCCGAGTCGATGTCTGGAAAGACCCGAATTGCGGCTGTTGTGGCGATTGGGTCAAGCACCTCGAGGCGGAAGGCTTTACCGTCCGCGTCTTCGCCACCGGCGCCGATGCGGCCCGTCGCCGGCTCGGCTTGCCCGATGCCTACGCCTCCTGCCACACCGCGCTGGTCGATGGCTATGTGCTGGAAGGCCACGTCCCGGCAACGGACATTCGCCGTCTGTTGGCTGAAAGGCCCAAGGCCTTGGGGCTGGCCGTGCCGGGTATGCCGGTCGGCTCGCCGGGCATGGATGGCCCGGTCTACCAGGGCCGGCGCGATCCCTACGATGTCCTGCTGGTCAGCCGTGAAGGGC